The following proteins are co-located in the Synechococcales cyanobacterium T60_A2020_003 genome:
- a CDS encoding DUF561 domain-containing protein → MTMSALHTALQNRRALKVISGLTNFDAVRVAAVVKAADQGGATFVDIAADADLVRMARQLTHLPICVSAVEPELFVPAVEAGADLIEIGNFDAFYAQGRRFEAPEVLELTQKTRSLLPNILLSVTVPHILELDQQVQLAEDLVRAGADIIQTEGGTSSQPQHPGTLGLIEKASPTLAASYEIARAVEVPVLCASGLSNVTIPMAIAAGASGVGVGSAINQLNSEVAMVAVVRSLVEALESAPIRVG, encoded by the coding sequence ATGACGATGTCCGCACTCCACACTGCACTGCAAAACCGCCGCGCCCTGAAAGTGATTAGTGGTCTTACCAATTTTGACGCTGTCCGGGTTGCTGCCGTGGTCAAAGCGGCTGACCAAGGGGGAGCGACCTTTGTGGATATTGCAGCCGATGCCGACTTGGTTCGCATGGCGCGTCAGCTCACCCATTTGCCCATTTGCGTATCTGCGGTCGAGCCAGAACTATTTGTGCCTGCCGTAGAAGCCGGAGCTGACCTCATCGAGATCGGAAACTTTGATGCGTTTTATGCCCAAGGTCGCCGCTTCGAAGCTCCAGAAGTGCTAGAACTGACCCAGAAAACGCGATCGCTCCTGCCGAACATTCTGCTGTCTGTTACCGTTCCCCACATTTTGGAACTGGATCAGCAAGTGCAGTTGGCCGAAGACCTTGTGCGTGCTGGAGCCGACATCATCCAGACCGAAGGAGGCACCAGCAGCCAACCCCAGCACCCTGGAACCCTGGGATTGATCGAGAAAGCGTCCCCCACCCTGGCAGCGTCCTATGAAATTGCCCGTGCGGTTGAGGTTCCCGTCCTGTGCGCGTCTGGATTGTCGAACGTCACGATTCCAATGGCGATCGCCGCTGGAGCTTCTGGGGTCGGTGTGGGTTCTGCGATCAACCAACTCAACAGCGAAGTCGCCATGGTTGCCGTGGTTCGCAGCCTCGTGGAAGCGCTGGAGTCTGCACCTATTCGCGTGGGTTAG
- a CDS encoding peptidoglycan-binding protein — protein MSNTLFSRYYSSFLPTLALGDRNFSVIMLQKALYLTGYYQDVIDGIFGATTLAAVQAFQTARNLTADGVVSLTTWEQISQDAELDQIY, from the coding sequence ATGTCTAACACCCTATTCTCTCGCTACTACTCTTCCTTCCTTCCCACGCTAGCCCTGGGCGATCGCAACTTCTCTGTGATTATGCTGCAAAAGGCGCTGTATTTGACCGGATATTACCAAGATGTGATTGACGGCATTTTTGGAGCGACGACCTTGGCTGCCGTTCAAGCCTTCCAAACAGCTCGCAATCTCACGGCAGATGGCGTTGTTAGCCTCACCACCTGGGAGCAGATTAGCCAAGACGCGGAACTGGATCAGATCTACTAA